The following coding sequences are from one Methanofastidiosum sp. window:
- the hisH gene encoding imidazole glycerol phosphate synthase subunit HisH, translating to MSVKIGIIDYGMGNLKSVYKAFRFLKADPVFIDKEEDFDCDGLILPGVGAFEDGMKNLGPFIKVLKKESVTKPLLGICLGMQMLFSDSEENGFFKGLDLIPGSVRKLPEGLKVPHMGWNSIGFLDDDPLVIGIKNESYFYFVHSYAPFCGPDYTLGETEYGIRFPSIVAKDFIYGTQFHPEKSGESGLKLLKNYINIVESTI from the coding sequence ATGTCTGTTAAGATAGGTATAATTGATTATGGAATGGGGAATTTAAAGAGTGTTTACAAAGCTTTTAGATTTTTAAAAGCAGATCCTGTTTTCATTGATAAAGAAGAAGATTTCGATTGTGATGGTTTAATACTCCCTGGAGTTGGGGCATTTGAAGATGGAATGAAGAATTTAGGGCCTTTTATTAAAGTATTAAAAAAGGAATCGGTAACAAAGCCTCTTCTCGGAATTTGTCTTGGCATGCAAATGCTTTTCTCAGATAGTGAAGAAAACGGATTTTTCAAAGGATTAGATCTTATACCCGGATCTGTAAGGAAACTACCCGAAGGACTCAAAGTACCTCACATGGGATGGAATAGCATTGGATTCTTAGATGATGATCCTTTAGTAATCGGAATAAAAAATGAATCTTATTTCTATTTTGTTCATTCTTATGCACCGTTCTGTGGGCCTGATTATACTCTTGGTGAAACAGAGTATGGAATAAGATTTCCCTCAATAGTTGCAAAAGACTTTATTTACGGAACTCAGTTCCACCCTGAGAAAAGTGGCGAGTCCGGACTAAAGCTTCTTAAAAATTACATAAATATAGTGGAGAGCACGATATGA
- the hisA gene encoding 1-(5-phosphoribosyl)-5-[(5-phosphoribosylamino)methylideneamino]imidazole-4-carboxamide isomerase: MKVLPAVDILNRKCVQLVGGDPDIKVFENPDPLTIAKKWAEYSDYLHLIDLDAAIYNSSINRDIIKKILSEIKVPAEVGGGIRSIEIFRELINAGADKLIMGTSAVKNLELLKNINDEFGKDRIVIALDVKGEEVSISGWTQGSGLSIYETIKNLEEYTSSFLITSIGVEGRMTGPDTVLYKKILSLIDVEIIASGGISSIDDLIKLDKIGINKAVVGTAIYTNKIDLNEVRKVFG; encoded by the coding sequence ATGAAAGTCTTGCCTGCAGTTGATATCTTAAATAGAAAATGTGTACAACTTGTTGGAGGAGATCCCGATATCAAGGTGTTTGAGAATCCAGATCCGCTCACAATTGCAAAAAAGTGGGCAGAGTATTCAGATTATTTGCACCTGATTGACCTTGACGCTGCCATATATAACTCAAGTATCAATAGGGATATAATAAAAAAAATACTATCTGAGATTAAAGTTCCCGCCGAAGTTGGGGGCGGGATAAGAAGTATAGAGATATTTAGAGAGCTAATTAATGCAGGTGCGGATAAACTCATTATGGGCACCTCAGCAGTAAAAAATCTTGAACTTCTAAAAAATATAAATGATGAATTTGGGAAGGATAGAATAGTCATTGCTTTGGATGTTAAAGGAGAAGAGGTATCAATCTCTGGCTGGACTCAAGGCTCAGGTTTATCGATATATGAAACAATAAAAAATTTAGAAGAATATACATCCTCCTTCCTAATCACAAGTATAGGTGTCGAGGGAAGGATGACGGGGCCAGACACAGTGCTATACAAAAAGATTTTATCCCTCATAGATGTAGAGATAATTGCATCAGGTGGGATTTCATCAATTGATGATTTAATAAAACTTGATAAAATAGGCATTAACAAAGCCGTAGTCGGAACGGCAATTTATACTAATAAGATTGATTTAAATGAGGTAAGGAAAGTATTTGGGTGA
- the hisB gene encoding imidazoleglycerol-phosphate dehydratase HisB encodes MRESKIERKTKETNIKIKLNIDGQGKYKISTSKKFFDHMLETFSRYSLFDIEIKAEGDLTHHLVEDIGIAMGMAFSEAIGDKKRINRVGTATVPMDDSLVMTSLDIGGRHYTKFDLNFKFDKIEEVSPDLFLHFLDSFAQKVPLNLFIKEFYGDDDHHKIEAVFKSFGKALLMATSFNDRIDLLSTKGVI; translated from the coding sequence TTGAGAGAATCAAAAATTGAAAGAAAAACAAAGGAAACAAATATCAAGATCAAGTTGAATATAGATGGCCAGGGCAAATATAAAATTTCTACATCAAAGAAATTTTTTGATCACATGCTCGAGACTTTTTCTAGATACAGCCTTTTTGATATAGAAATAAAGGCTGAAGGAGATTTAACTCACCACCTTGTTGAAGACATAGGTATTGCAATGGGGATGGCATTTTCAGAGGCCATAGGAGACAAAAAAAGGATCAATAGAGTAGGCACGGCCACAGTCCCAATGGACGATTCGCTTGTCATGACCTCCCTTGATATAGGTGGAAGGCACTACACAAAGTTTGATTTAAACTTCAAGTTTGACAAGATTGAAGAAGTTTCACCCGATTTATTCTTACATTTCCTTGATTCTTTCGCACAGAAGGTTCCACTAAATCTATTCATAAAGGAATTCTATGGAGACGATGACCACCACAAGATAGAGGCAGTCTTCAAATCATTTGGTAAAGCACTTTTAATGGCAACTTCATTTAATGATAGAATTGATCTACTTTCAACTAAAGGAGTGATATAA
- the hisF gene encoding imidazole glycerol phosphate synthase subunit HisF: MHAKRIIPCLDVDQGRVVKGIKFVNIRDAGDPVEMAQLYDEKGADELVFLDITASSDKRNIMVDVVERTGDVVFIPFTVGGGLRNIEDIKAILRAGADKVSLNTSAVQNPDLIKESSRIFGSQCIVLAIDAKRKGKSWEVYTHGGRTPTGIDAVEWAKRAENLGCGEILLTSMDADGTKDGYDIPLTKAISEAVNIPVIASGGAGNAEHIYQALTKGKADAALAASIFHYEEHSIRKVKEYLRSKKVSVRL; encoded by the coding sequence ATGCATGCAAAGAGAATCATACCATGTCTTGACGTTGACCAGGGGAGAGTTGTGAAAGGTATAAAATTCGTAAATATCAGGGATGCTGGCGATCCTGTAGAAATGGCACAGCTTTATGATGAAAAAGGCGCGGATGAATTAGTATTTCTTGATATTACTGCTTCATCTGATAAAAGGAATATCATGGTTGATGTAGTTGAAAGGACGGGGGACGTTGTCTTTATACCATTTACAGTCGGAGGGGGATTAAGAAATATCGAAGACATAAAGGCAATATTACGTGCTGGAGCAGACAAGGTTAGTCTCAATACATCCGCAGTTCAAAATCCAGACTTGATAAAAGAATCTTCAAGAATATTCGGAAGCCAGTGCATAGTTCTTGCAATAGATGCTAAAAGGAAAGGTAAAAGTTGGGAAGTCTATACTCATGGGGGAAGGACTCCCACAGGCATAGATGCAGTTGAATGGGCAAAGAGAGCCGAAAATCTTGGTTGCGGAGAGATATTACTTACAAGTATGGATGCAGACGGTACAAAAGATGGATATGATATCCCTCTGACGAAAGCAATTTCTGAAGCTGTTAATATCCCAGTTATTGCTTCAGGCGGAGCTGGAAATGCAGAGCATATCTACCAAGCATTGACCAAAGGTAAGGCCGACGCGGCACTTGCAGCTTCCATATTCCATTACGAAGAACATTCAATTAGAAAGGTAAAAGAATACCTTAGATCAAAAAAGGTATCGGTAAGATTATGA
- a CDS encoding bifunctional phosphoribosyl-AMP cyclohydrolase/phosphoribosyl-ATP diphosphatase HisIE has translation MSDFNLKWDEKGLIPAIVQDYNTKEVLMMAYMNEDSLKKTLETGRTCFWSRSRKKFWFKGESSGNVQKVKEVRYDCDADSILVLVEQIGAACHEGYPTCYFRKIDGKIIGEKSFEGGLYVLDELYKLIEKRKKEMPKDSYTTKLLTDKNLLLKKIGEESSEVIISYSEEKKRTVEEASDLIYHLFVLLVERDIKLESVLEELKKRRK, from the coding sequence ATGAGTGACTTTAATCTGAAGTGGGATGAAAAAGGCCTTATTCCTGCCATCGTTCAGGATTACAATACGAAAGAAGTACTTATGATGGCCTACATGAACGAAGATTCATTAAAAAAGACACTTGAAACTGGGAGAACATGTTTTTGGTCAAGAAGCAGAAAGAAGTTCTGGTTTAAGGGAGAATCATCTGGTAATGTACAAAAGGTAAAAGAAGTGAGGTATGACTGCGATGCAGATTCTATTCTAGTTCTAGTTGAGCAAATCGGTGCAGCATGTCACGAAGGATACCCAACATGTTACTTTAGAAAAATTGATGGAAAAATAATAGGTGAAAAGTCCTTTGAAGGTGGACTTTATGTTCTAGATGAACTTTACAAGTTAATAGAAAAAAGAAAGAAAGAGATGCCAAAGGATTCGTATACCACCAAATTACTTACCGATAAGAATCTCCTCCTTAAAAAAATCGGAGAAGAATCAAGTGAGGTAATTATATCTTATTCAGAGGAGAAAAAAAGAACCGTTGAAGAAGCCTCTGATCTTATCTATCACTTATTTGTTTTATTAGTTGAAAGAGATATTAAACTTGAATCAGTTTTAGAAGAATTGAAAAAGAGAAGGAAGTGA
- a CDS encoding histidinol phosphate phosphatase domain-containing protein: MDLGKRYDFHTHTIFSDGELIPSELVRRAGALDHKAIALTDHVDASNIEFIVPNLARVSEELNQYWDINVIPGVEITHVPPETIKKLAVKAKKLGAKIVVVHGETPVEPVMPGTNRSAIESGEVDILAHPGIIDEKDAKLANKSDIFLEITARGGHNIGNGRVASLGENFILDTDTHSPSNLITQEFAYRVALGAGLKEESAINVIKENPKILLEKIL; encoded by the coding sequence ATGGATTTAGGAAAAAGATATGATTTTCATACCCATACAATATTTTCTGATGGCGAACTTATCCCATCAGAACTTGTGAGGCGTGCAGGGGCGTTAGATCACAAAGCAATTGCATTGACAGATCATGTCGATGCTTCAAATATAGAATTCATTGTCCCAAACCTTGCACGAGTTTCTGAGGAACTGAATCAATACTGGGATATAAATGTAATTCCAGGTGTTGAGATTACACATGTACCTCCCGAGACAATTAAAAAACTAGCAGTCAAGGCAAAAAAACTTGGCGCAAAAATAGTTGTTGTCCATGGGGAGACTCCAGTTGAACCTGTCATGCCAGGTACAAACAGAAGCGCAATTGAGAGCGGTGAAGTTGATATACTTGCACATCCAGGAATAATTGATGAAAAAGATGCAAAGCTTGCAAACAAATCAGATATATTTCTTGAAATAACTGCAAGAGGTGGTCACAACATTGGAAATGGAAGAGTTGCTTCATTAGGTGAAAACTTCATTTTAGATACAGATACACACTCGCCAAGTAATCTAATCACCCAGGAATTTGCATATCGTGTCGCTTTGGGTGCAGGACTTAAGGAAGAATCTGCTATAAATGTGATTAAGGAAAATCCAAAAATATTACTCGAAAAGATTTTATAA
- a CDS encoding tRNA (N(6)-L-threonylcarbamoyladenosine(37)-C(2))-methylthiotransferase, with translation MQRKIFIETYGCTQNKGDSEIIKYLLKDFLVESIEDADTVIVNTCGVKGQTEKKIRLRISSLLENKRVIISGCLPKINLEAIDERVSGIIGTNDLDRIAEVVLSDKKMTFISEDNRRLGSKTSFKKIRDDSASAIVQISEGCAGRCSFCCTRFARGNVHSFPIEEIVREVNEALSEGYREILFTSQDTAAYGLDTGETLTSLLKKTFEIHEKFMLRLGMANPNHIKIFENELVELYKNPHMYRFLHIPVQSGDDKVLLDMNRGHTIKEFLETVSLFRNNIKDLYLCTDIIVGFPTEDESAFENTYKLIEKIRPDKINLTRFSPRPGTDSSKMKQIPTWIVKERSRRLNLLRKKISSEINRSYIGRSFEALVTEKNRDGTLTGRIYNNKPVILENTVVGKFVEVDIEDATSTYLIGRR, from the coding sequence ATGCAACGTAAGATTTTTATTGAAACTTATGGCTGCACCCAAAACAAGGGAGACAGCGAGATAATTAAATATCTCTTGAAAGATTTTCTTGTAGAATCAATCGAAGATGCAGATACCGTTATTGTTAATACTTGTGGGGTTAAAGGTCAAACTGAAAAGAAGATTCGTCTAAGAATTTCTTCGTTACTTGAAAATAAAAGAGTCATTATATCAGGATGTTTACCAAAAATTAATCTTGAGGCAATTGATGAAAGAGTTTCGGGAATTATTGGAACAAATGATTTAGATCGTATCGCTGAAGTCGTCCTTTCTGACAAAAAAATGACTTTTATTTCAGAGGATAACAGAAGACTTGGTTCAAAGACTTCTTTTAAAAAAATTAGAGATGATTCTGCATCTGCTATTGTTCAGATATCAGAAGGTTGTGCGGGCAGGTGTAGTTTTTGCTGTACAAGATTCGCAAGAGGCAATGTGCACAGCTTTCCAATTGAAGAAATAGTAAGAGAGGTAAATGAAGCACTCTCAGAAGGATATAGAGAGATCTTATTTACCTCACAGGACACAGCTGCATACGGCTTGGACACAGGAGAAACTCTTACATCCCTCCTAAAAAAGACATTTGAGATACATGAAAAATTTATGTTAAGACTCGGAATGGCAAATCCAAATCATATAAAAATTTTCGAAAATGAATTGGTCGAGTTATATAAGAATCCGCACATGTATAGATTTTTACACATACCTGTTCAGTCAGGAGATGATAAAGTTCTTTTAGATATGAATAGAGGCCATACAATCAAAGAATTTTTAGAGACTGTCTCACTTTTTAGAAACAACATAAAAGACCTCTATTTGTGCACGGACATCATTGTGGGGTTCCCAACAGAAGATGAGTCTGCCTTTGAAAATACTTACAAGCTCATCGAAAAGATAAGGCCAGATAAGATTAATCTAACTCGTTTTTCACCTAGACCAGGAACAGATTCATCTAAAATGAAACAGATACCAACATGGATTGTTAAGGAGAGATCCAGAAGATTGAATCTTCTACGGAAAAAGATTTCTTCTGAAATAAATAGATCTTATATTGGGAGAAGCTTTGAAGCATTAGTAACGGAGAAAAATAGGGATGGCACGTTAACAGGAAGAATATATAACAACAAACCTGTTATTTTAGAGAATACTGTAGTTGGGAAGTTCGTAGAAGTTGATATCGAAGATGCAACTTCCACATATCTTATTGGAAGAAGGTGA
- a CDS encoding radical SAM protein codes for MNVLLSLGSAVKIGFKKGTPLVDQRTCYLMMEGQCNAGCCFCIRSREESKLSRLPWYPFDLEKAIPHIESNFERVCIQSVNHDKFIFEIKEIVSKFSKKLPISVSLSLKDYEGIENLYGYVDKIGIGLDCARKESFKETKPYYSWEKTWKGIRSSSEIFGKFNVICHLIAGLGESEEDMVGAFQRLYDLRVYPSLFAFTPIKGTYYENLSPPDISSYRKLQLAHYLITSEIKRLEDFSFDEGKVVYEKEDLFHLRNEIFITRGCPSCDRPFYNESPKGTIYNFPDIKMVSLSTMKNEISNHKIY; via the coding sequence ATGAATGTTTTACTGTCTTTGGGATCGGCTGTAAAAATCGGCTTTAAAAAGGGTACACCTCTAGTAGATCAAAGAACCTGTTATTTGATGATGGAGGGGCAATGTAACGCAGGATGTTGTTTCTGCATTAGGTCAAGGGAAGAATCAAAACTTTCTAGATTGCCATGGTATCCTTTTGATTTGGAAAAGGCCATCCCACATATAGAATCTAATTTCGAACGAGTCTGCATCCAAAGTGTTAATCATGATAAATTCATCTTTGAGATAAAAGAAATAGTGTCCAAATTCTCAAAAAAACTTCCAATTTCTGTATCGCTCTCATTAAAAGATTATGAAGGAATTGAAAATTTATATGGTTATGTAGATAAAATTGGGATTGGCCTTGATTGTGCAAGAAAAGAATCCTTCAAAGAAACGAAGCCATATTACAGTTGGGAAAAAACTTGGAAAGGTATTAGGTCATCTTCAGAAATATTTGGAAAATTTAATGTAATATGTCATTTGATTGCAGGCCTTGGTGAATCAGAAGAGGATATGGTGGGAGCATTCCAAAGACTTTATGATCTTAGGGTCTATCCGTCTTTATTTGCATTTACTCCAATTAAAGGAACATATTATGAAAATTTATCTCCGCCCGACATCTCGAGTTACAGGAAACTTCAATTAGCCCATTATTTAATTACTTCAGAAATCAAAAGACTAGAAGATTTTTCATTTGATGAGGGAAAAGTAGTATATGAAAAAGAAGATTTATTCCATTTAAGGAACGAGATTTTTATCACAAGAGGATGCCCATCTTGTGATAGACCCTTTTATAATGAATCGCCTAAAGGTACCATCTACAATTTCCCAGATATTAAAATGGTTTCATTATCTACAATGAAAAATGAAATTTCGAACCATAAGATTTATTAA
- a CDS encoding zinc ribbon domain-containing protein: MDDTFNLEVKIPDFVKLLGEDGKNQILEEVKKRVDKDVTNTVVKAAREIMAEKLGLDTRESPFGPVHAKKQAAPVEEDEPTSDLNCPSCQKPLEPGVKFCRFCGQKLA; this comes from the coding sequence ATGGACGATACATTTAATCTAGAAGTTAAGATACCTGACTTCGTGAAACTGCTAGGTGAGGACGGAAAAAATCAGATTTTAGAAGAAGTAAAGAAAAGAGTTGACAAGGACGTCACTAACACTGTTGTTAAAGCTGCTAGAGAGATAATGGCGGAAAAATTAGGTCTTGATACTAGAGAAAGTCCTTTTGGGCCAGTACATGCAAAAAAACAAGCTGCTCCAGTTGAAGAAGATGAACCAACATCTGATTTAAACTGTCCAAGCTGTCAAAAGCCACTTGAACCCGGTGTCAAGTTTTGCAGATTCTGTGGGCAAAAACTAGCTTAA
- a CDS encoding DUF116 domain-containing protein, whose product MIGVFETLGMILTVFFLIVVLLLSIAILLISYSFKTKKVLFPGFVLFVLDFLYYPLKILSEKIGFKKGYIDMISNDMRNFINYNALSKISFEDRILLLPQCLRKRDCPAILDSMKGFQCINCKKCGIGGLISFCNENNIKVFIVPGGSFVKKVIKLARPKAIIGVGCHIELREASLVLEYLKIPGRGINLEKDGCIETKVSYEKIKKAVIISRD is encoded by the coding sequence ATGATAGGCGTATTTGAAACTCTTGGAATGATACTAACAGTTTTTTTCTTGATTGTAGTATTACTGCTATCTATTGCCATATTGCTAATTTCATATTCTTTTAAAACAAAGAAGGTTTTGTTCCCCGGATTTGTATTATTTGTTCTTGATTTTCTTTACTATCCCTTAAAGATACTAAGTGAAAAAATAGGTTTCAAAAAAGGCTACATTGATATGATCTCAAACGATATGAGAAATTTTATTAATTACAATGCACTTTCTAAGATTTCATTTGAGGATAGGATACTCCTTCTCCCTCAGTGTCTTAGAAAAAGAGATTGTCCTGCAATACTTGATTCAATGAAAGGTTTCCAATGCATAAACTGTAAAAAGTGCGGGATAGGCGGCCTTATTAGTTTTTGTAATGAGAATAACATTAAAGTTTTCATTGTTCCTGGTGGTTCATTTGTCAAGAAGGTAATTAAACTTGCCCGTCCTAAGGCAATAATTGGCGTTGGATGCCATATTGAACTTAGGGAAGCAAGTCTAGTATTAGAGTATCTTAAGATACCTGGAAGGGGCATTAATCTCGAAAAAGATGGTTGTATAGAAACAAAAGTAAGTTATGAAAAGATAAAAAAAGCAGTTATTATCAGTAGAGATTAA
- a CDS encoding DUF116 domain-containing protein codes for MTELSSFFSVLGVVFVIIIVILGILLLMATILIYSIVKKKKIIFPRTTLFLLDTLYYPLKRLVVSINLDESVVDRIEIDIRNKILRNEYFSSKMKDRVVVFPYCLRSMECKAQVSPEVGVKCTKCGKCKIGKFKEICDSNSIKIFIAPGGSFVKRVLKRHPNSSVLLVACHVELNEMMRILSTKRIPEYGVLLEKTGCIETDVDMELVKEILFEVH; via the coding sequence ATGACTGAACTTTCAAGTTTTTTTTCTGTCCTGGGCGTTGTATTCGTGATAATCATTGTTATTTTAGGAATACTTCTTTTAATGGCCACGATTCTAATTTACAGTATAGTAAAAAAGAAAAAGATAATATTCCCCAGAACAACTCTGTTTCTTTTGGATACGCTCTACTACCCACTTAAACGATTAGTAGTATCCATAAATCTTGATGAGAGTGTAGTTGATAGAATAGAGATTGATATCCGAAATAAAATTTTGAGAAATGAATATTTTTCTTCAAAAATGAAAGATAGGGTAGTTGTTTTTCCATACTGCTTAAGGTCTATGGAATGTAAAGCGCAAGTTAGCCCAGAAGTCGGTGTTAAATGTACCAAATGTGGAAAATGTAAGATAGGCAAATTTAAAGAGATATGCGACAGCAATTCTATCAAGATATTTATTGCCCCAGGTGGGTCTTTTGTAAAAAGAGTTTTGAAAAGACATCCCAACTCATCAGTTTTGTTAGTGGCATGCCACGTTGAGTTAAATGAAATGATGAGAATATTATCTACAAAAAGAATACCCGAATATGGCGTACTTTTAGAGAAAACTGGGTGTATAGAAACTGATGTTGATATGGAACTTGTAAAAGAGATTTTATTTGAGGTACACTAA